Genomic DNA from Prunus persica cultivar Lovell chromosome G1, Prunus_persica_NCBIv2, whole genome shotgun sequence:
attctctgtctctgtctgtCTCTACCCTCTGTAAAGTTTCTACGTTAAAAAGCCATTCAAAGCTTTTTGTCTGAGATGAAAATGGCCTCGTTTTGaacctgctgctgctgctgcatttGCAAGTTTCTGCTTTTACTACTTTTCACACGCTCGTGTCATTTTCTAATGGCTACCTATTTCATTGAAAGCAGCGAAGAAAAGATTATCATAAGTAGTGGCGGTGGCAGTTGCAGTCCTTCCCTGTAATCTTAATGCTAAACGCCAAAATCtgctttcaatttcttattttccttttgtcaGTTAGAGGTTTACAACCGTACACTGTTACGGCTAAATTAAAACAGCTGGCTTTCTTGTGACACAATAAAGGATTGCACGCTGCATCAAACCTCACAGATTTTAACCAAACTCAGGGGATACgtacatataatataatattatagtaCAAAAAACTCACAAGGCCAAAAGAGGAAATTAAAGGGCAAGATTCTTTTACCGtttgacatcatcatcatcatcaccattttGATTCAGATATGGATGGGCCTTTGTAGTACAAAAGAATTCGGATCACATAGACCCCAAGATGGAAAAAGCTAAGCACATAATCATGACTCATGACAGTACAGGTAAGGTATCAACATGTgtactttttctcaaaataaacaAGCAAAAGATTGATGCCttctattttttggttttggtcttTTTGCTTGGTGCTTTTCTTGTTAGACCAAAAAGACCTCCATGCTTGCCTCCTTGGTGGATTCACAAACCGGGCAAGAACCAAGAAAGGGTTCACAGGACTTACACGAACAGAGGTGTCTGCAAGGTAGAAAAAGAACGCACGACCTCCTAGTGTTACAGTTTTTGCAAGCcaactttttccctttttcttcaacCACTCGATGTTCTTGCAGCATTGCTACCCTGTCGTTGTCTCTGTGTCCTCCTCTGTCACACGAGCCACAGCAGGACTCTGCGTCTTCAGCTTCGTTACTGACAAAAACCAGTCTCTCTCTGACCTGTTCAAGCGTGTTGTTGAGGTCTATGACCATGGTCTCATTTGCTTTGGCCATCCTCTGCCATGTCTCGCTTTCCATCTCTGCTTTCCTCAAGCAATCTTGGAGCTCTATGGCCCTCTTTGTCGCTTGTGCTAAGTGCTCTTCTTTTTGCCTAATCAAACTCAAGGTTCTAGATTCTAAGTTCCTCAAGAGGGCTGCCAGTTGTTGCTTCCTCTGCTCTTGCAAAGCAAACCTTAGCTTCTCATTCTgtttttaagaaagaaaaaaaaaaacatttcaaaagtttcaatttttttgcttttttgtttatttgaacGGGTGATGCAAATGCAATGATACCATGAACCAAAAccgtgaaaaataaaaagggcaaACAAGAAGGAACCCttcaaaaaatatacaaatcaaatcaatctcCAATAGTCCTACATGACAATGCTGTGAATTATTTACCTGCAATTGAAGAATGCAGTCAAGCTCGTGCCTTTGCAAGTCAAGCTGAGCACCCAAAGCTTCAGAAAACGGTGTTGGTAGAAAGCAATTAAAAGTGGACGGGGCAACTGAAACTCCCAATTGGTTACAACAATCAATGTCTATTGTATTCTGACTTTGAGGGGCTTGACGAAGATGAAAATGATCATGAAGAGGCTGAGGGCTCGGAAAGCTGGAAAAAATGTCGTCAAGGCCAGAAACAGGGTTGAGCTGCATCGACCAATCTTGTTGAAGGCCAGTAGACATGGTGGTCATGGTTGTGGGTAAGCCCAAGTTTTCAGAAGAATACAACTGTGGTGCCTGAACTGCCATATTTTCTCGACCAGTTGGTGAAATGAACAAGAGCAGACGGCCAAAACGTCCCCCTCAATTTCCTTCACATATTTCGTGGACTATTAATACGAAACCAAAACTGAAACGAAATGGGGTAGGTTTAAAGCTAGAGGGTTCATGTTATTGTTATATCAGAAAAGACGCATgaccctttctttctctctctctaaactcTCTCTATCCACCCTCTCTTTATTGGCATAACCTTTGCCTTGTTTGTTGTTGCTTTGGTTTCTGGTTTAACTGAAAGAGACCattatgaaagaaagaaacccgTGGgtggtttatatatatagagggaAAACGGACAAATCTtcttaatatatttattaggATGAATAAATGcgagtttttaattaattaatttattcaggGATAGTTTTGATTTGATGGGGTATTGACCTAATTAAGGaacttaaaaaggaaaattaggGTCGatggagagaagaaaagaaagtagaGCTTGGGAGTCTTTTGCTCTTTTTCCCAAAATCCCAAAAGGCTTCAAAACCAATAGCATTAAattaaatgagagagagagagagagatacaaGGGGTGGCGGGAAACGACGACGTACACATGCAGATTATGTGACAGAAGGGTCACAGAATTATCGGGTCAGAGATTTCATAAAGAAAGCAAGAGAGAGATGTGTTGGTGAAAGAGAAATTCACTCAATTGAGACGTGAAAGGGTCAGACGTTATATTAGAGGAGGGAATCAGTGAGATTGGAGAAATTGTCAGTTTGGTCATTGGGAAAGGCTGAAGAATAGCATTtctatttcctatttttataattctcttcaatcaatttatcacagtttctttctccttttacAAATTACAACGTACAACATGTTGTgttaaatttctatttattttattataatccTTTTATAGTATGtgtaattcaattcaattaagaCAGAGTGAGACACGAAATTAACATTTTAACATATAAAGTGAGACAAATTGAGTTTAATAAAGCAAAGTGATAATAAAATTGAGTTTCAAAAGTCAAATCAATAATCAAGCCTTGtaaaggacccactagtgtagtggtttgaagtatttactccctcaaaCAAGGTCCTGAATTCAAATTCTAACATCCTTcttgtgtgtgtgaatttaataTACTATCGCTCCTTTCAATAGAAAATAtcctcaaaaaataaaaaatcaagccTTAATTAATAACCTACAAGCCATGCTACCAATGGTGCAGTGAATAGCGAGTCGGTGATGcatgataatttatttattatttattatttatttgtttttggtggaaggaaaaaaaggacaaaacaAAGCCGCTCACAATTTACATAATAAACCTACGTCACGTgccaaacaaaatatttaatcgAGTTTTGATTTTATCGTAAAAAGATTGATGAGCTTGATAGTTGGAACTTGGACCAGTGCTTTGACTTTTATAGAGTCCGTCGCATATGATCCTAATGGGAAATTGGCAATTATATTGGGCCGATCCTGCCGAACAGAAAAGGTGCGACTCTATTCGACAGATTCAGTCAGGTGTACGATATCTCATATCTGGCCCAACCATGTCAAATATAATGATCTCATGACATCGTCAAATAGAACTTGCAAACGACACCTGCCAACAGCTCTGCATGTATGATATACAGAAGAGTGTTCTGGTTTGCTCTCTAGCATCAGAGTTCAAACCATTGAAAAACGCTGCTACATATAAATGGGTGAAACATATAAGAAAGATCAACCATAACACCTCATCTCCTAAAACACCTTCTTGTAAAGTTTGAAACATCTTCAATGATGTTCAAATGTTGTATCATTTATTAGTGATGCCTACCTCATCCACTGGCAGAACCAAGGGCTGAAGCAGATTGCAATATCTGAAACAACTAACATGTTCCACCTTTAGGCCTCGATTCTAGCGGACTCTCCCACTGAACTTTCCATTCGAGTGTACCATTCACCAATCCGTGTGTTCTCCACCATATCTTTGCCAGATTTAAGGTGCCGAATGGGCCTCAAAACACCAAATGCAGCAAGATCGGCTAAATTAGGATTTGACCCACCTGTTAAAACACAAGATTATCCAATCAATTGAAAGTTCTAATCAATAAATAAGTCTTAGGTTAATAAAATATGATATGTTAGATGAGCATACCAAGAAATTGTCTCCCCTTAA
This window encodes:
- the LOC18788950 gene encoding probable BOI-related E3 ubiquitin-protein ligase 2 → MAVQAPQLYSSENLGLPTTMTTMSTGLQQDWSMQLNPVSGLDDIFSSFPSPQPLHDHFHLRQAPQSQNTIDIDCCNQLGVSVAPSTFNCFLPTPFSEALGAQLDLQRHELDCILQLQNEKLRFALQEQRKQQLAALLRNLESRTLSLIRQKEEHLAQATKRAIELQDCLRKAEMESETWQRMAKANETMVIDLNNTLEQVRERLVFVSNEAEDAESCCGSCDRGGHRDNDRVAMLQEHRVVEEKGKKLACKNCNTRRSCVLFLPCRHLCSCKSCEPFLGSCPVCESTKEASMEVFLV